In one Pseudomonas tensinigenes genomic region, the following are encoded:
- a CDS encoding DMT family transporter codes for MRNAEQLHTISSDIPVYLTLAAVTMIWGGTFVAGRFLAGSLSPMFAASLRFLLASAALLGFLWLARIPLARPTPRQWLQLTLLGFFGIFFYNLCFFYGLQYINASRASLIVALNPAVIGLASWWLFKEHLGRMKVAGIATCIVGAGMVIVSRNPQLLAATPDAWIGDLLILGCVLGWGVYSLFSRELNQTLGPVQTVTYSILIGTLMLWFLAAVRGELSLGELNNLGLPQWLSLIYLGVLGSALAYIGYYDGIRKIGATRSGVFIALNPLTAVILGALLLGEQLTAAMCMGGALILSGIYLCNKPLAAGAKKRIL; via the coding sequence ATGCGCAACGCCGAGCAGCTGCACACAATTTCATCCGACATACCCGTTTACCTGACGCTGGCGGCGGTCACCATGATCTGGGGCGGGACCTTTGTCGCCGGGCGTTTCCTGGCCGGCAGCCTGAGCCCGATGTTCGCCGCCAGCCTGCGCTTTTTGCTGGCCAGTGCAGCGTTGCTCGGCTTTTTGTGGCTGGCGCGGATCCCCTTGGCGCGGCCGACGCCCCGGCAATGGCTGCAACTGACTCTGCTGGGTTTCTTCGGGATTTTCTTCTACAACCTGTGCTTCTTTTACGGCCTGCAATACATCAACGCCTCGCGCGCCTCGTTGATCGTCGCGTTGAACCCGGCAGTGATCGGTCTGGCCTCGTGGTGGTTGTTCAAAGAGCATCTGGGCCGGATGAAAGTCGCCGGCATCGCCACCTGTATTGTCGGCGCCGGTATGGTGATCGTCAGTCGCAATCCGCAATTACTGGCTGCAACGCCCGATGCATGGATCGGTGATCTATTGATTCTCGGCTGTGTGCTGGGATGGGGCGTTTACTCGTTGTTTTCCCGTGAGCTGAATCAGACACTGGGGCCAGTGCAGACCGTGACGTACTCGATCCTGATCGGCACGTTGATGTTGTGGTTTCTGGCGGCGGTACGCGGCGAGTTGAGCTTGGGGGAGCTGAATAACCTCGGCCTGCCGCAATGGTTGAGCCTGATTTACCTCGGTGTCCTCGGCTCGGCGCTGGCCTACATCGGCTACTACGACGGCATTCGTAAAATCGGCGCGACGCGCAGCGGCGTGTTTATCGCTTTGAACCCGTTGACGGCAGTCATCCTTGGCGCGCTGTTACTGGGCGAGCAACTCACGGCGGCCATGTGCATGGGCGGAGCGCTGATCCTGAGCGGCATCTACCTGTGCAACAAACCCCTTGCAGCGGGCGCAAAAAAGCGGATTTTATAG
- the hppD gene encoding 4-hydroxyphenylpyruvate dioxygenase has protein sequence MTDLYENPMGLMGFEFIELASPVPGTLEPIFEIMGFTKVATHRSKNVHLYRQGAINLILNNEPNSVASYFAAEHGPSVCGMAFRVKDSQKAYNRALELGAQPIHIETGPMELNLPAIKGIGGAPLYLIDRFGEGSSIYDIDFVFIEGVDRNPVGAGLKIIDHLTHNVYRGRMAYWANFYEKLFNFREIRYFDIKGEYTGLTSKAMTAPDGMIRIPLNEESSKGAGQIEEFLMQFNGEGIQHVAFLTDDLIKTWDQLKKIGMRFMTAPPDTYYEMLEGRLPNHGEPVDQLQSRGILLDGASEQGDKRLLLQIFSETLMGPVFFEFIQRKGDDGFGEGNFKALFESIERDQVRRGVLATE, from the coding sequence ATGACAGATTTATACGAAAACCCAATGGGCCTGATGGGCTTTGAATTCATCGAGCTCGCATCGCCGGTACCGGGCACCCTGGAGCCGATCTTCGAGATCATGGGCTTCACCAAAGTCGCCACCCACCGTTCCAAGAACGTACACCTGTACCGTCAGGGCGCGATCAATCTGATCCTCAACAACGAACCGAACAGCGTCGCCTCGTACTTCGCTGCCGAGCACGGCCCTTCGGTGTGCGGCATGGCGTTCCGCGTCAAGGATTCGCAAAAAGCCTACAATCGCGCACTGGAACTCGGCGCTCAGCCGATTCATATCGAAACCGGTCCGATGGAGCTGAACCTGCCGGCAATCAAAGGCATCGGCGGCGCGCCGCTGTACCTGATCGACCGTTTCGGCGAAGGCAGCTCGATCTACGACATCGACTTCGTGTTTATCGAAGGCGTTGATCGCAACCCGGTCGGTGCCGGCCTGAAGATCATCGACCACCTGACGCACAACGTGTATCGCGGTCGCATGGCCTACTGGGCGAACTTCTACGAGAAGCTGTTCAACTTCCGCGAGATCCGTTACTTCGATATCAAGGGCGAATACACCGGCCTGACCTCGAAAGCGATGACCGCACCGGACGGCATGATCCGCATCCCGCTGAACGAAGAATCGTCCAAGGGCGCGGGCCAGATCGAAGAGTTCCTGATGCAGTTCAACGGCGAGGGCATCCAGCACGTGGCGTTCCTCACTGACGACCTGATCAAGACCTGGGATCAACTGAAGAAGATCGGCATGCGCTTCATGACCGCGCCGCCGGATACCTACTACGAAATGCTCGAAGGCCGTCTGCCGAACCACGGCGAGCCAGTTGATCAGCTGCAATCGCGGGGCATCCTGCTCGACGGCGCCTCGGAGCAGGGCGACAAGCGTCTGCTGCTGCAGATTTTTTCGGAAACCCTGATGGGCCCGGTGTTCTTCGAGTTCATCCAGCGTAAAGGCGATGATGGTTTCGGCGAAGGCAACTTCAAGGCCTTGTTCGAATCGATCGAGCGTGACCAAGTGCGTCGCGGTGTACTCGCAACCGAGTAA